The Pyruvatibacter sp. HU-CL02332 genome includes a window with the following:
- a CDS encoding response regulator, which translates to MSDMSAHAKRDLSKCHIVMVEESSYLRSILTQLVKSFEPRTFDMFPDEEKAIARMAFAPTDCVLIDWRPEEGIGPKLLKYIRRDTGCQSPETGVVCMASLPSRESVELARDNGSNVYVTKPFSATELRKKIEASIYAPRNFVVAEGFVGPDRRHRKSSFDGGDRRGAGPLTQNEIDSMMAD; encoded by the coding sequence ATGTCAGATATGTCAGCGCACGCCAAGCGTGACTTGTCCAAGTGTCACATAGTGATGGTTGAGGAATCGTCCTATTTGCGCTCGATCCTCACCCAGCTCGTCAAGTCGTTTGAGCCGCGCACCTTCGATATGTTCCCCGATGAGGAAAAAGCAATCGCCCGCATGGCGTTTGCACCCACGGACTGCGTCCTGATCGACTGGCGTCCTGAAGAGGGCATAGGCCCCAAGCTGCTCAAATACATCCGCCGCGATACAGGCTGCCAGTCTCCTGAGACCGGCGTGGTCTGCATGGCGTCTCTGCCATCTCGTGAATCCGTGGAGCTTGCACGCGACAATGGGTCAAACGTGTATGTGACCAAGCCGTTCTCAGCCACGGAACTGCGCAAGAAGATCGAAGCATCGATTTATGCCCCTCGCAATTTTGTGGTGGCAGAAGGCTTCGTTGGCCCGGACCGCCGTCACCGCAAATCGTCCTTCGATGGTGGCGACAGGCGTGGTGCAGGTCCGCTGACCCAGAACGAAATCGATTCAATGATGGCCGACTAG
- a CDS encoding LysR substrate-binding domain-containing protein translates to MDLNHAYYLVNVVEKRGFSAAARTLGIPKSRISRQVKNLEDTLGTRLLNRDSRHMSLTEAGEAYYRHAKIALECMAAAEAAVRKDKDSLEGTITLSCSVGVAQFGLSRILPRFLSEHSRVVLRLQASNDYADLIADGIDLAIRGHANLLPDSGLIQRRITNVPWHLFGSPGLAQHIGAAASPTDLDGQPGLALGWRPGSSAWSLQGPDGSTASVPFAARMRSDDMVALKQAAAAGLGVVALPSYVCAEDVAEGRLSRLMPDWTAGLPEISLLMHERRGNPPQVDALAAFLHRELPDVMNSVSSS, encoded by the coding sequence ATGGACCTCAATCACGCCTACTACCTGGTGAATGTCGTTGAAAAACGGGGGTTCTCTGCCGCGGCACGGACGCTGGGCATTCCCAAATCGCGCATCAGCCGGCAGGTGAAAAACCTCGAGGACACCCTCGGCACGCGCCTCCTGAACCGGGATTCAAGACATATGTCTCTGACCGAGGCGGGTGAGGCTTACTACCGGCATGCCAAGATCGCCCTGGAATGCATGGCGGCCGCCGAAGCGGCGGTACGCAAAGACAAGGACTCACTGGAGGGCACCATCACCCTGTCCTGTTCTGTCGGCGTCGCGCAGTTCGGGCTCAGCCGGATCCTGCCGCGTTTCCTGTCCGAGCACTCGCGTGTCGTCCTGCGCCTCCAGGCCTCGAATGACTACGCTGACCTGATCGCTGACGGCATCGACCTGGCCATTCGGGGGCATGCCAATCTATTGCCTGACTCCGGGCTGATCCAAAGGCGCATTACCAACGTCCCATGGCACCTGTTCGGCTCACCCGGCCTCGCACAACATATAGGCGCCGCGGCGTCACCGACCGACCTCGATGGCCAGCCCGGTCTTGCGCTTGGGTGGCGCCCCGGGAGCAGCGCCTGGTCCTTGCAAGGGCCTGATGGAAGCACCGCATCAGTTCCTTTTGCAGCTCGCATGCGCAGCGATGACATGGTCGCCTTGAAACAGGCGGCCGCTGCAGGGCTCGGTGTGGTGGCTTTGCCGTCATATGTTTGCGCCGAGGATGTCGCTGAAGGGCGACTGAGCCGCCTAATGCCGGACTGGACCGCGGGGCTGCCAGAAATCAGCCTTCTGATGCACGAGCGCAGGGGTAACCCACCACAGGTCGATGCCCTTGCTGCTTTTCTGCACCGTGAGCTTCCCGATGTCATGAACAGTGTCAGCAGTTCCTAG
- the guaB gene encoding IMP dehydrogenase, whose amino-acid sequence MQIQNGNIPEALTFDDVLLRPAASDVLPGDVDTKTKLTADIELGIPIISSAMDTVTEAPLAIAMAQAGGLGILHRNMTPEEQAEQVRQVKKFESGMVVNPVTIAPDATLEDALNLMEQHRISGIPVVEASQKLVGIVTNRDVRFASNPKQPVYELMTKEVITVRENVGQDEAKRLLHQHRIEKLVVVDDAYCCTGLITVKDMEKAKLHPNSCKDEQGRLRVGAATSVGDGGFERTEALIAAGADVVVVDTAHGHSSGVLDSVRRIKQFSNYTQVIAGNVATAEATRALIEAGADAIKVGIGPGSICTTRIVAGVGVPQLSAIMECAAEAKGSGRPVIGDGGIKYSGDMAKAVAAGADVAMLGSLFAGTDESPGEVFLYQGRSYKAYRGMGSIGAMARGSADRYFQSDVKDQLKLVPEGIEGQVPYKGPLSAVLHQLVGGLRASMGYTGCKDIPTMHETAKFHRITNAGLLESHVHDVTITRETPNYPSPSR is encoded by the coding sequence TTGCAAATCCAGAACGGAAATATCCCCGAGGCGCTCACATTCGACGATGTGCTGCTACGCCCGGCTGCGTCTGACGTCCTACCCGGCGACGTCGACACAAAAACCAAACTCACCGCCGATATCGAGCTTGGTATTCCCATCATTTCCTCAGCCATGGACACCGTGACCGAGGCTCCTCTTGCCATTGCCATGGCACAGGCAGGCGGCCTGGGCATTCTCCACCGCAACATGACACCGGAAGAACAGGCCGAGCAGGTTCGTCAGGTGAAGAAGTTCGAAAGCGGCATGGTGGTGAACCCGGTGACAATCGCACCGGACGCCACTCTGGAAGACGCGCTGAACCTGATGGAACAGCACCGCATCTCCGGCATTCCGGTGGTTGAGGCAAGCCAGAAACTCGTCGGCATCGTCACCAACCGCGACGTGCGATTTGCCAGCAATCCAAAACAGCCGGTCTATGAGCTGATGACAAAAGAAGTCATCACAGTGCGAGAGAATGTTGGCCAGGACGAAGCCAAGCGGCTGCTGCACCAGCATCGCATCGAGAAACTGGTCGTCGTGGACGACGCCTATTGCTGCACCGGTCTGATTACCGTCAAGGATATGGAGAAGGCGAAGCTCCATCCCAATTCCTGCAAGGACGAGCAGGGTCGCCTACGAGTCGGCGCTGCCACCTCCGTTGGCGATGGCGGCTTCGAACGCACAGAAGCACTGATCGCTGCAGGCGCTGACGTCGTTGTGGTTGATACGGCCCATGGTCACTCGTCCGGCGTGCTGGACTCCGTGCGACGCATCAAGCAGTTCAGCAACTACACGCAGGTCATCGCAGGTAACGTCGCAACGGCAGAAGCCACTCGAGCCCTGATCGAAGCAGGCGCAGACGCCATCAAGGTCGGCATTGGTCCTGGCTCCATCTGCACCACACGCATCGTGGCAGGCGTCGGTGTTCCTCAGCTGTCAGCCATCATGGAATGCGCGGCCGAAGCCAAAGGCTCGGGCCGTCCGGTGATTGGCGACGGTGGGATCAAATATTCAGGTGACATGGCCAAGGCCGTTGCCGCAGGCGCAGACGTTGCCATGCTCGGTTCGCTCTTCGCAGGCACCGACGAAAGCCCCGGCGAAGTCTTCCTGTATCAGGGGCGAAGCTACAAAGCCTATCGCGGCATGGGTTCCATTGGTGCCATGGCACGCGGTTCTGCAGACCGCTACTTCCAATCCGACGTGAAGGATCAGCTCAAGCTGGTTCCCGAAGGGATTGAGGGGCAAGTGCCTTACAAAGGCCCGCTCTCAGCCGTCCTTCATCAGCTTGTCGGCGGGCTGCGTGCCTCCATGGGCTACACCGGCTGCAAGGACATTCCGACCATGCACGAGACAGCCAAATTCCACCGCATCACCAATGCGGGCCTTCTGGAGAGCCACGTGCACGACGTAACCATCACCCGTGAAACACCCAACTATCCGAGCCCGAGCCGTTGA
- a CDS encoding Ppx/GppA phosphatase family protein, translating into MDDSHETVRVAPASPGDTGQRARTDAGVPGATRVEKQHSLPDGEVTPRVRQPDGSGNVSSAHSDKSDKPRNKNRPRRGKNRGAQQRCHAAIDLGTNNCRLLIAKPSSSGFEVVDAFSRIVRLGEGLGTHNMLTEGAMDRAISALRICASKMRRRNVVSARVVTTQACRHADNADVFMERVARETGLELEVLSPEDEARLAVLGCAPLLDRKAKRALVFDIGGGSTELVWLDLSDKNANGEPELLAWASLPVGVVTLADRYDGRTVNRSGYEAMVSEVKALLDDRPWSDELDTELSQAVANGDIHLLGTSGTVTTIAGIHLGLKRYDRSKVDGIWVDFADVAAVTDGLSIMNFDERASVPCIGKERADLVLAGCAILEAIQTSWPCERLRVADRGLREGILITLMREERRNQKRKRRRRRGGRNRRPPGAKPANK; encoded by the coding sequence GTGGACGACTCGCACGAGACCGTGCGGGTGGCCCCGGCTTCCCCTGGCGACACCGGGCAACGCGCCCGGACTGACGCCGGAGTGCCTGGCGCCACACGTGTGGAAAAGCAGCACTCTTTGCCGGACGGCGAAGTGACACCGAGGGTGCGCCAGCCCGACGGTAGCGGCAACGTGTCTTCAGCCCACTCAGATAAGTCAGACAAACCACGCAACAAGAACCGGCCCCGTCGCGGCAAAAACCGCGGCGCGCAGCAGCGATGTCACGCGGCCATTGATCTTGGTACCAACAATTGCCGTCTCCTGATTGCCAAGCCCTCAAGCTCAGGGTTTGAGGTGGTCGATGCGTTTTCGCGCATCGTGCGACTGGGGGAGGGGCTGGGCACCCACAACATGCTCACTGAGGGTGCCATGGACCGCGCCATCTCAGCTCTGCGCATCTGTGCGTCCAAAATGCGCCGCCGCAATGTGGTCAGTGCCCGTGTGGTGACCACCCAGGCGTGCCGCCATGCGGACAACGCGGATGTCTTCATGGAGCGCGTGGCCCGCGAAACAGGGCTTGAGCTGGAAGTGCTGAGCCCTGAGGACGAAGCCCGTCTGGCCGTCCTGGGCTGCGCGCCATTGCTGGACCGCAAGGCAAAGCGGGCTTTGGTCTTCGATATTGGCGGCGGATCGACCGAACTCGTATGGCTTGATCTGTCGGACAAGAACGCAAACGGTGAGCCTGAATTGCTGGCCTGGGCCTCCCTCCCGGTCGGGGTGGTGACCCTTGCAGACAGATATGATGGCCGCACCGTCAATCGGTCCGGCTACGAGGCTATGGTCAGTGAGGTCAAAGCCCTGCTGGATGACCGGCCATGGTCCGATGAGCTGGATACCGAGCTGTCACAGGCTGTGGCCAATGGCGACATTCATCTGCTTGGAACGTCCGGGACAGTTACGACCATCGCCGGCATTCATTTGGGGCTCAAGCGGTATGACCGCTCGAAAGTGGATGGCATCTGGGTGGACTTTGCTGATGTTGCCGCTGTAACAGACGGCCTGAGCATCATGAACTTTGATGAGCGGGCCAGCGTGCCATGCATAGGCAAGGAGCGCGCAGATCTGGTTTTGGCCGGGTGTGCCATCCTTGAAGCCATACAGACCTCGTGGCCATGTGAGCGCCTGCGCGTGGCGGATCGGGGGTTGCGTGAGGGCATCCTCATTACGCTGATGCGCGAGGAACGCCGCAATCAGAAGCGCAAACGCCGTCGTCGCAGAGGCGGCCGTAACCGCCGTCCACCGGGTGCCAAGCCCGCAAACAAGTAA
- a CDS encoding isochorismatase family protein, giving the protein MSYVNPEPMTQDNTALILVDHQVGLMTGVRDYPIAELKHNVVGLAKAAKALALPIIATTTSAETLWGPAFPELVEALPDNELIDRTSVNAWDDPRVAAAIKVTGRQNLIFAGVSLEVCAALPAMTAQRKGYNAYVAMDASGTFNQTKRETGLLRLSQAGVVVADGASLMVEILADNARPIAGEVYGALDMDWAMLVGQVRASAAIAD; this is encoded by the coding sequence ATGAGCTACGTCAATCCCGAACCCATGACCCAGGACAACACCGCGTTAATTCTTGTCGACCACCAGGTCGGCCTGATGACCGGTGTCCGCGACTATCCGATTGCCGAACTCAAGCACAATGTCGTCGGGCTGGCCAAGGCCGCCAAGGCCCTGGCTCTGCCGATCATCGCCACCACCACCTCGGCCGAGACGCTCTGGGGGCCTGCCTTTCCCGAGTTGGTGGAAGCCCTTCCCGACAACGAGCTAATCGACCGCACTTCGGTCAATGCCTGGGATGACCCGCGCGTGGCCGCAGCAATCAAGGTGACCGGGCGGCAGAACCTGATCTTCGCCGGTGTCTCGCTGGAAGTCTGCGCCGCCCTCCCGGCGATGACGGCGCAGCGCAAGGGCTACAACGCCTATGTGGCAATGGATGCATCGGGTACGTTCAACCAGACCAAGCGGGAGACCGGGCTTCTGCGCCTGTCGCAGGCCGGCGTGGTCGTTGCCGACGGGGCAAGCCTGATGGTCGAGATCCTCGCCGACAACGCCCGCCCGATAGCCGGTGAGGTCTACGGCGCGCTCGACATGGACTGGGCGATGCTGGTCGGACAAGTACGGGCCAGTGCCGCGATAGCCGACTGA
- a CDS encoding RsmB/NOP family class I SAM-dependent RNA methyltransferase, whose product MTPAARVAAAIEIVEEIEQALRPADDVVRQWGRSHRFAGSKDRRAISTQVYSVLRRRGYYANEVGEQPRALLIADLVLGEGKAPQEIAALFSGEGHAPPPLSDDEHTLIRTLTSADQAGLPSYDVPAFLLPQLEAAFGDDLDEALTALDRPASLDLRVNTLKTSREDAAAALAAVNIETSPTPHASTGLRVSGNHMIAGTIAFKEGLIEPMDEGSQLAAALVDAKPGMQVMDLCAGGGGKTLAIAAAMQNKGQIYATDTDARRLGNLAPRMKRADARNIQPMKWPQDSNFGELTGKCDRVLIDVPCSGSGAWRRHPEQKWRVTAEEIEKLTKTQDALLRTASTLVKPGGRLVYVTCSVLPLENEERIKTFLSSHTNFKAVSAETDPAPAGEFGLRLAPHSHGTDGFFVCRLERASTP is encoded by the coding sequence TTGACGCCAGCAGCCCGCGTTGCGGCAGCAATCGAGATTGTAGAAGAAATCGAGCAGGCTCTGCGGCCCGCCGACGATGTGGTGCGCCAGTGGGGCCGCAGCCATCGCTTTGCCGGATCAAAAGACCGGCGTGCAATTTCCACACAGGTTTATTCTGTTCTCCGCAGGCGCGGCTATTATGCCAATGAGGTCGGCGAACAGCCCCGGGCCCTGCTCATTGCTGATCTGGTGCTGGGCGAAGGCAAGGCTCCCCAGGAGATTGCCGCGTTGTTTTCCGGCGAAGGCCACGCACCACCACCGCTCAGCGATGACGAGCACACCCTGATCCGGACCCTGACCAGTGCAGACCAGGCCGGGTTGCCGTCTTACGACGTGCCGGCGTTCCTGCTGCCACAGCTGGAAGCAGCGTTCGGTGATGATCTGGATGAGGCGCTCACGGCCCTTGACCGCCCAGCGTCCCTTGATCTGCGCGTCAATACTCTCAAGACAAGCCGTGAAGACGCAGCCGCCGCTCTTGCAGCAGTCAACATTGAGACCTCACCAACGCCTCATGCTTCCACAGGCCTGCGGGTATCAGGCAATCACATGATTGCTGGCACCATTGCCTTCAAGGAAGGCCTGATTGAACCAATGGACGAAGGCTCGCAGCTGGCTGCAGCCTTGGTCGATGCGAAACCCGGCATGCAGGTGATGGATCTGTGCGCTGGCGGTGGCGGCAAAACTCTGGCCATTGCAGCGGCAATGCAGAACAAGGGACAGATCTACGCCACCGACACCGACGCACGCCGTCTTGGCAATCTCGCCCCGCGCATGAAGCGTGCTGACGCCCGCAACATCCAGCCCATGAAATGGCCACAGGACAGCAACTTTGGGGAGCTGACCGGCAAATGTGACCGTGTGCTGATCGATGTGCCGTGCTCTGGATCCGGCGCATGGCGCCGTCACCCCGAACAAAAGTGGCGTGTGACAGCTGAGGAAATAGAAAAGCTGACCAAGACACAGGATGCACTCCTGCGCACGGCGTCCACGCTCGTGAAACCCGGCGGTCGACTGGTTTATGTGACCTGCTCGGTTTTACCTTTAGAGAATGAAGAGCGGATCAAAACGTTCCTGTCATCCCATACAAACTTCAAAGCTGTTTCCGCCGAAACTGATCCTGCACCAGCAGGCGAATTCGGACTTCGCCTTGCCCCTCATTCACATGGCACAGATGGATTTTTCGTCTGCCGCCTTGAACGCGCATCAACGCCATAA
- a CDS encoding RlmE family RNA methyltransferase yields MARKNKSGGNSGSMASSRELKQRVKTARGRKNSSTLWLQRQLNDPYVAAARRDGFRSRATYKLIEIDDKYHLLKPGYRVLDLGAAPGGWTQIAVKRTGAANGRGGEVVGIDLLPIEPIAGSTLLEMDFMADEAPDELKRQMGGPADVVLSDMAASATGHKPTDHLRIMSLCELALDFAMEVLKPGGSFLAKVLQGGAERDLMMTLKTNFKVVRHVKPKASRSDSAEMYVLATGFRGTATSKDADDA; encoded by the coding sequence ATGGCCCGGAAAAACAAAAGCGGCGGCAACTCTGGCAGCATGGCCAGCTCGCGCGAACTCAAGCAGCGCGTGAAAACCGCACGCGGTCGCAAGAACTCGTCCACATTGTGGCTGCAGCGCCAGCTCAATGATCCATACGTGGCCGCTGCCCGTCGGGACGGTTTCCGCAGCCGTGCGACCTACAAGCTCATCGAAATCGACGACAAGTACCATCTGCTCAAACCTGGATACCGGGTTCTTGATCTTGGTGCAGCGCCGGGCGGCTGGACGCAGATTGCCGTGAAACGCACAGGTGCTGCCAACGGACGCGGCGGGGAGGTCGTCGGGATCGATCTTTTGCCGATTGAACCCATCGCCGGGTCAACGCTGCTTGAAATGGATTTCATGGCCGACGAGGCGCCGGATGAACTCAAGCGCCAGATGGGCGGTCCTGCTGACGTTGTGCTGTCCGATATGGCAGCGTCCGCCACCGGCCATAAGCCGACGGACCATCTGCGCATCATGAGCCTGTGTGAGCTGGCGCTGGATTTCGCGATGGAAGTGCTGAAACCCGGCGGCAGTTTCCTGGCCAAAGTGCTGCAGGGGGGCGCAGAGCGGGACCTGATGATGACGCTCAAGACCAATTTCAAGGTCGTTCGCCACGTCAAACCCAAGGCAAGCCGCTCCGATTCGGCAGAAATGTACGTCCTTGCCACCGGCTTCAGGGGCACCGCGACCTCCAAGGATGCGGACGACGCCTGA
- a CDS encoding pirin family protein — MTRGTGFEALSFIHRQLDGLMDPLIMVDHFTMTEPTFGPHAHAGISAVTVLFEDSTGSFRNRDSLGNDIELARGDLYWLKAGRGAVHDEAPTPGSRTHALQIFVNLPAAQKLEAPSARHVAATEMPVIEGLGHRVRVMTGKSNGVTGATPPALPFTILDIALQANGRFTHRADPGDASWLHVIRGEIDVEINGTCHRLSSDTALATHGAEEIRVLSAEGGQAVLLGGMPLREPFVQKGPFAMRDASQLAAVIAAHAAGELGSID, encoded by the coding sequence ATGACCCGTGGCACGGGCTTCGAAGCGCTCAGCTTCATCCATCGTCAGCTTGATGGACTGATGGACCCGCTGATCATGGTCGATCATTTCACCATGACGGAGCCGACTTTCGGACCCCATGCCCATGCCGGGATATCGGCGGTGACTGTGCTCTTCGAGGACAGCACCGGCAGCTTCCGCAACAGGGACTCGCTCGGCAACGACATAGAGCTCGCCCGGGGCGATCTTTACTGGCTGAAGGCGGGGCGCGGCGCCGTGCATGACGAAGCGCCGACCCCCGGGTCGCGCACCCATGCCCTGCAGATATTCGTCAACCTGCCAGCAGCACAAAAGCTGGAGGCACCCAGTGCGCGCCATGTCGCCGCCACAGAGATGCCGGTAATCGAAGGTCTAGGCCATCGGGTGCGGGTGATGACCGGAAAAAGCAACGGCGTCACCGGCGCCACCCCGCCTGCTTTGCCCTTCACCATTCTTGATATCGCCCTGCAGGCGAACGGTCGCTTCACCCATCGTGCCGATCCCGGAGATGCCTCTTGGCTGCATGTCATCCGCGGTGAGATTGACGTCGAGATCAACGGAACTTGTCACCGGCTGAGCAGCGACACCGCGCTGGCCACCCACGGTGCCGAGGAGATCCGTGTGCTGAGTGCTGAGGGCGGCCAGGCCGTGTTGCTTGGCGGCATGCCTCTGCGCGAACCGTTCGTACAGAAGGGCCCGTTCGCGATGCGTGACGCCAGTCAATTGGCCGCGGTGATCGCGGCCCATGCAGCCGGCGAACTCGGCAGCATCGACTGA
- the guaA gene encoding glutamine-hydrolyzing GMP synthase, with protein sequence MTQPSDLDIPAGADDRVLIIDFGSQVTQLIARRVREAGVYSEIVPYNKADEAIDRLAPKAIILSGGPASVTGMGTPRAPERVFDLGIPVLGICYGQQTMVAQLGGRVETADEREFGRAELTASETSPLFDGVWDTGESDQVWMSHGDRVIEIPDGFKVIGTSDNAPFAAIADESRHFYGVQFHPEVVHTLRGAKLLENFTHKIAGCGGNWSMAAFRETEIQRVREQVGEGRVICGLSGGVDSSVVAVLLHEAIGEQLTCVFVDTGMMRMGEAEEVVTLFRDHYNIKLVHVDAQKLFLDKLEGVTDPERKRKIIGATFIDVFDDEAKKVGGADFLAQGTLYPDVIESVSFAGGPSVTIKSHHNVGGLPERMNMKLVEPLRELFKDEVRVLGRELGLPEPFVGRHPFPGPGLAIRIPGEITGDRLDILRKADKIYLEEIRNAGLYDDIWQAFAVLLPVKTVGVMGDERSYEFVCALRAVTSTDGMTADYYDFSHEFLGRTATRIINEVRGINRVVYDITSKPPGTIEWE encoded by the coding sequence ATGACGCAACCATCCGATTTAGACATTCCCGCAGGCGCAGACGACCGGGTCCTGATCATCGACTTCGGCAGTCAGGTCACTCAGCTGATCGCCCGGCGCGTGCGTGAGGCCGGCGTTTACTCGGAGATTGTGCCCTACAACAAGGCGGACGAAGCGATCGACCGGCTGGCGCCCAAGGCGATCATCCTGTCGGGCGGCCCAGCCAGCGTCACCGGCATGGGAACACCCCGCGCGCCAGAACGCGTCTTTGATCTTGGTATTCCGGTTCTTGGCATCTGCTACGGGCAGCAGACCATGGTGGCGCAGCTCGGCGGCCGCGTTGAGACCGCAGACGAGCGCGAGTTCGGCAGGGCAGAACTCACGGCTTCCGAAACGTCCCCGCTCTTTGACGGCGTCTGGGACACCGGCGAAAGCGACCAGGTCTGGATGAGCCACGGCGACCGCGTGATTGAAATTCCAGATGGCTTCAAGGTCATTGGGACAAGCGACAACGCGCCCTTCGCTGCCATCGCCGACGAAAGCCGCCACTTCTACGGCGTCCAGTTCCACCCCGAGGTGGTGCACACACTGCGTGGGGCAAAGCTTCTTGAAAACTTCACCCACAAGATCGCCGGCTGCGGTGGCAACTGGTCCATGGCTGCGTTCCGCGAGACGGAAATCCAGCGCGTGCGTGAGCAGGTGGGCGAGGGCAGGGTCATCTGCGGCTTGTCTGGCGGTGTCGATTCATCCGTGGTCGCCGTATTGCTGCACGAAGCCATCGGCGAGCAACTCACCTGTGTTTTCGTTGATACCGGCATGATGCGCATGGGCGAAGCGGAAGAAGTCGTGACGCTCTTCCGCGATCACTACAACATCAAGCTCGTGCATGTGGATGCGCAAAAGCTCTTCCTCGATAAGCTGGAAGGCGTCACAGACCCCGAGCGCAAGCGCAAGATCATTGGCGCCACCTTCATTGACGTCTTTGACGATGAAGCCAAGAAAGTCGGCGGCGCTGATTTCCTCGCCCAAGGCACGCTCTACCCCGATGTGATCGAAAGCGTGTCGTTCGCAGGCGGACCGTCCGTCACCATTAAGTCACACCACAATGTGGGTGGCCTGCCCGAGCGCATGAACATGAAGCTTGTTGAGCCGCTACGTGAACTCTTCAAGGATGAAGTTCGCGTGCTGGGCCGTGAGCTGGGCCTGCCAGAACCTTTTGTTGGGCGGCACCCGTTTCCTGGACCAGGCCTTGCTATCCGCATCCCCGGTGAGATCACGGGGGACCGTCTCGACATCCTGCGCAAGGCAGACAAGATCTACCTCGAAGAAATCCGCAATGCGGGCCTCTATGATGACATCTGGCAGGCTTTCGCTGTGCTGCTCCCGGTCAAGACCGTCGGCGTCATGGGCGATGAACGCTCTTACGAGTTCGTCTGCGCCCTGCGTGCGGTGACCTCAACAGACGGCATGACGGCTGATTACTATGACTTCAGTCATGAGTTCCTGGGCCGCACCGCAACGCGCATTATCAATGAGGTTCGCGGCATCAACCGGGTGGTGTACGATATCACTTCAAAGCCTCCGGGCACGATTGAGTGGGAATGA
- a CDS encoding tetratricopeptide repeat protein, protein MRIKTLKTLITGILALAMTFTASAVLAQTASPAVEVLSQEDVEMTPPPLDVAEEGTAVEATTTQAAPVEETAVGDDIDAIVENELCHAQFFGDGTPEQAIIHCTRALEAGDLPEADMVTAHVNRGVAYKLTGQLDEAIEDYTKALELSPESGDIYTTRANAFLEMAQLDAAINDANKALAFNPDYAAAYYVRGRIFEALGQKSFARDDFVRAYELAPDNKDIEEKAWAYGSNQN, encoded by the coding sequence GTGCGTATCAAAACCCTGAAGACGCTCATCACGGGCATTTTAGCTTTAGCGATGACCTTTACCGCTTCTGCAGTCTTGGCTCAGACAGCATCTCCCGCGGTGGAGGTTTTGAGCCAGGAAGACGTTGAGATGACACCGCCGCCGCTTGACGTGGCGGAAGAGGGAACAGCGGTTGAGGCAACTACAACGCAGGCCGCCCCAGTAGAAGAGACTGCGGTCGGTGATGACATTGATGCGATCGTTGAAAATGAACTGTGCCACGCGCAGTTCTTTGGCGATGGCACCCCTGAACAGGCCATCATCCACTGCACCCGCGCTCTTGAAGCGGGCGACCTGCCCGAAGCCGACATGGTGACAGCCCACGTCAATCGCGGCGTGGCGTACAAGCTTACGGGCCAGTTGGACGAAGCCATTGAAGACTACACCAAGGCGCTGGAGCTGTCTCCTGAGAGCGGTGACATCTACACCACCCGCGCCAATGCCTTCCTTGAGATGGCACAGTTGGATGCTGCCATAAACGACGCCAACAAGGCTTTGGCTTTCAACCCTGACTATGCCGCCGCCTATTACGTCCGTGGACGGATTTTTGAGGCGCTCGGCCAAAAGAGTTTCGCAAGAGACGATTTCGTCCGTGCCTATGAACTTGCACCCGACAACAAGGACATCGAAGAAAAAGCCTGGGCCTACGGCAGCAACCAGAACTGA